A genomic stretch from Pseudomonadota bacterium includes:
- a CDS encoding sulfatase-like hydrolase/transferase gives MNTARRMGPFLGLLALACTLPGCGNGGRDLAPDRPAPPGGEAGDSGAAPEGNAPTTSAAATPATPTSDGGPRFEPIFGFVERLASAHLRSSGLLIDFGTEARHKYTFGDWRSGWRGDYEKDGTTFTYLSGATGKIVFDIAPAEAGGGSIAIRARAVGGGGGRVYLNGAHIGNAEFGTSEFGHADVRFGAGLRAGRNEIVLRFNTRKPAHDGRGASLAVDYVRVAFAGSEGGAAAAAYDACREKAGGKEGTLVLSAGESLTFNLPIPEGAIARGAFRSENGGTLVVSAREDGGARAELERRPAPRDGARFSIGLGASAGKAVALTLAAEVGDVALDGAGLYVPARARAETEVKQARNLIVILIDTVRADHLRPYDPDSRVVAEQLGRIAAESTVFERAWVQENWTKPSTATLLTGLFPTTHRTKTETNKVPESVALASQHFRGQGFATAAFVANGYVSGKFGFERGWDAWTNYVREGKPNRAQFVSDDVIAWLDKRPKEKRFFLYVHTIDPHVPYMPPREYRAKYDDDPYTGPVEPTRTAELLEKIKVGAIRLSLRDKQRLEALYDGEISYHDDHLARMFEAFEGAGLLDDSLVVITSDHGEEFFDHGSVGHGHSMYEELLHVPLIIRPPSAGAQTARRTDVEVGLVDVLPTACEILAVPCPEEIEGRSLLPLLRGGAGDFPRAVFSEFLDGQRAARMGRLKLIVRGSSTTLFDLAADPGETRDLSDAQPIALAFMREQLGAHLGRFIEAGGAGETGAAPKKHHASEDVRIDAATRAQLEALGYMGH, from the coding sequence ATGAACACCGCGCGCCGCATGGGTCCCTTCCTCGGCCTCTTGGCACTGGCCTGCACGCTGCCCGGCTGCGGCAACGGCGGGCGGGATCTCGCGCCGGACCGGCCCGCTCCCCCCGGGGGAGAAGCCGGCGACTCCGGTGCGGCGCCCGAGGGCAACGCTCCGACGACGAGCGCAGCGGCGACCCCCGCTACCCCGACGAGCGACGGCGGGCCGCGGTTCGAGCCGATCTTCGGCTTCGTTGAGAGGCTCGCGTCGGCGCACCTCCGCTCGTCCGGCCTGCTGATCGACTTCGGGACGGAGGCGCGTCACAAGTACACGTTCGGCGACTGGCGCTCCGGCTGGCGCGGGGACTACGAAAAGGACGGGACGACGTTCACGTACCTGAGCGGCGCGACCGGGAAGATCGTGTTCGACATCGCGCCAGCGGAAGCGGGCGGCGGCTCCATCGCGATCCGGGCGCGCGCCGTGGGCGGCGGCGGCGGGCGGGTGTACCTGAACGGCGCGCACATCGGGAACGCCGAGTTCGGGACGTCCGAGTTCGGCCACGCGGACGTGCGCTTCGGCGCAGGGCTGCGCGCCGGGCGCAACGAGATCGTGCTCCGCTTCAACACGCGCAAGCCCGCCCACGACGGCCGCGGCGCGTCGCTCGCCGTCGACTACGTGCGCGTGGCCTTCGCCGGATCCGAGGGCGGCGCGGCGGCAGCGGCGTACGACGCGTGCCGGGAGAAGGCCGGAGGCAAGGAGGGGACGCTCGTGCTGTCGGCCGGGGAGTCGCTGACCTTCAACCTCCCGATTCCCGAAGGCGCGATCGCGCGCGGCGCGTTCCGTTCCGAAAACGGCGGCACCCTCGTCGTCTCTGCCCGCGAGGACGGCGGCGCGCGCGCGGAGCTCGAACGGCGGCCCGCCCCGCGCGACGGGGCACGATTCTCGATCGGCCTCGGCGCGTCGGCGGGAAAGGCGGTCGCGCTCACCCTGGCGGCCGAGGTGGGCGACGTGGCGCTCGACGGCGCCGGGCTCTACGTCCCGGCGCGCGCGAGAGCCGAAACCGAGGTCAAGCAGGCCAGGAACCTGATCGTCATCCTCATCGATACCGTGCGCGCCGATCACCTGCGGCCCTACGACCCGGACTCGCGCGTCGTGGCGGAGCAACTCGGGCGGATCGCGGCGGAATCCACGGTTTTCGAGCGCGCGTGGGTCCAGGAGAACTGGACCAAGCCGTCCACCGCGACGCTCCTGACCGGCCTCTTCCCGACCACGCACCGGACGAAAACCGAGACGAACAAGGTGCCGGAGTCGGTCGCGCTCGCGTCGCAGCACTTCCGGGGCCAGGGCTTCGCGACGGCGGCGTTCGTGGCGAACGGCTACGTGTCGGGCAAGTTCGGCTTCGAGCGCGGCTGGGACGCCTGGACGAACTACGTGCGCGAGGGCAAGCCGAACCGCGCCCAGTTCGTCTCGGACGACGTCATCGCGTGGCTCGACAAGCGCCCCAAGGAGAAGCGCTTCTTCCTGTACGTGCACACGATCGACCCCCACGTGCCGTACATGCCGCCGCGCGAGTACCGTGCGAAGTACGACGACGATCCGTACACCGGGCCGGTGGAGCCGACCCGCACCGCGGAGCTCCTCGAGAAGATCAAGGTCGGCGCGATCCGGCTCTCCCTCCGCGACAAGCAGCGGCTCGAGGCGCTGTACGACGGGGAGATCAGCTACCACGACGATCACCTGGCCCGCATGTTCGAGGCGTTCGAGGGCGCGGGGCTCCTCGACGACTCGCTCGTGGTCATCACGTCGGATCACGGCGAGGAGTTCTTCGACCACGGCTCCGTCGGCCACGGGCACTCGATGTACGAGGAGCTCCTGCACGTGCCGCTGATCATCCGGCCGCCTTCCGCAGGGGCGCAGACCGCCCGCCGCACGGACGTCGAGGTCGGGCTGGTCGACGTGCTCCCCACGGCGTGCGAGATCCTCGCGGTGCCCTGCCCGGAGGAGATCGAGGGCCGCAGCCTTCTGCCGCTCCTCCGCGGCGGGGCGGGCGACTTCCCGCGCGCCGTCTTCTCGGAGTTCCTCGACGGGCAGCGCGCCGCCCGCATGGGACGGCTGAAGCTGATCGTGCGGGGCTCCTCGACGACCCTCTTCGATCTCGCCGCGGATCCGGGCGAGACGCGGGATCTCAGCGACGCGCAGCCGATCGCCCTGGCCTTCATGCGCGAGCAGCTCGGCGCGCACCTCGGCCGGTTCATCGAGGCCGGCGGCGCGGGTGAGACGGGCGCGGCGCCGAAGAAACACCACGCGAGCGAGGACGTCCGCATCGACGCCGCGACTCGGGCACAGCTCGAGGCGCTCGGCTACATGGGGCACTGA
- the xseB gene encoding exodeoxyribonuclease VII small subunit yields the protein MPKKDAKAESPERSFDKILEELEGVIRDLEGDVLPLEEALKRFEAGVGLAREGAARLDAAERRVEEILKDGTVAPLPPIDE from the coding sequence ATGCCCAAGAAGGACGCCAAGGCCGAATCGCCGGAGCGCTCGTTCGACAAGATCCTCGAGGAGCTCGAGGGCGTGATCCGCGATCTCGAGGGCGACGTGCTCCCGCTCGAGGAGGCGCTCAAGAGGTTCGAGGCCGGCGTGGGGCTGGCGCGGGAGGGGGCGGCGCGGCTCGACGCCGCGGAGCGGCGCGTGGAGGAGATCCTGAAGGACGGGACGGTCGCGCCCCTGCCGCCGATCGACGAGTAG